The window atatgtgtatatatatatgtgtgtatatatgtatgtgtatgtgtgtggtgttataaaaatgttctgtgctcCATTGATGAGGAGGAGCTCTGCTTTGGACGCATGCTGGGCTGAAtctggtgttgttttttaatgcttgttGATCTgatgactaaataaataaaggtgttgtaaaaattcaaaaaaaaattctcttccttcttcctccctctcccatccacctctcttctccatcatcttctatcctttacatttaagTCAAGGCTATCGGAAGGGATTATctctaaaaatgttcatttaaacagacatgttGACGCAGATGACAGTTAGTATTTATCATGGGGCAACAAAGCAGATCTGAATAATTGTCCTACAgatgtttttaagatgaatCCACTACACCACtgaaagaaaattcatctgcaagtattttgatgataaatcaattgttatagtaatttatcaagaaataataccaaacattctctgtttccagccctTCACACATTAagctttcctttgttttatatcagtgtaagttGAAGAGTTTTGGGGGGGATTGGactgtttggagaaaaaaacgAGCAATGTGCAAACATGGGCTCTGGGGAACTTGTgctgtgcatttttcactattttctgacattttgtagactaaacaattgtaaaaataattgatagattacTTGACTCTGAACATAATAGTCAGCCTGAACTgaatccctctttttttttttttccccaaacaattTCCCTACTGATAGCCCAGTAGCAGGATCCCCAAAATTTAAGCTAAAGTTGCATAGAGTTGAATAGGTAAATAACCAATTAATGAGTACAATGAAgttgatatttatatttgtggAATTCAATTGCTTTTGTGCCTTAAGTTGTCTGTGATAAAGTGTATgccccaaaatgttgaactattcctttaattttctgccaaaccattttttcttgaagaaaaaactttttgaactaaatgttaactgtttgttatgaatcaaaatgacatttattctttctttgataaaatgacattgacattttaacccTTAATGTCAAGCTTTACACAAGCAACTGAAAACTTCCATAAGGCAACAGGACTTCACCATGACACTTGTATGAAATTGCCAGCaagtgtgtgaacatttttcaacaggCTTTTGTACAACATTCATAATACACTACAGTTCTCCACTTACATTACAAGCTTTTCACCAGTTCATGTAATCTTCCTGTCTTACTGTTACGTCCCTGCTGCGTCTTTGCAGAACTGCGACCTGTCTGGCTGTGATCTACAAGAAGCAAACCTGAGAGGATCCAACGTGAAAGGAGCCATTTTTGAAGAGATGCTGACTCCGCTGCACATGTCCCAGAGTGTCAGATAACTCGGTTACACGCCTACAAGTCCGGTCTGGACACAGATGGCTTCTTTATTACTCAGTTCCTCTTACAGTATATTCCCCTACTATCAATCTCTCTATACCTGTGTACGGCACAGGTAGTTGTATGCACATCCCTGGCATTCCACCTATGTTACATTAGCTTTAAATATCTTGCACTAGAATTTATCCAGGGTTGtccatgtatgtttgtatggtaggatgttttaaaatgttcagctacatatatcaccaaaacaaaataatgttcctAGTGTGTGGATGCGATCCAACAACTAtactcatttaatgtttttgcataacttatattcatttcatattactTGACATGTTAATGGGAGTCAAAAACCAGACTTTTGCAGTAAAGTTCAGAGTACTGAGGTTCACTGAATGCTGCTGTAGCAGAAACTGAAGGGGTCATTTACCAATAACTGTCACGCTGTACGTTCCTCTTTAAGTATGTAACTTACTTTTGCTGGATACAACACACTATAAAGGAAGCAATGCAAGCCAAAGccatacaacagcacagtctCAAAGGCCAGACGTGCTGTTAATGCACCATAAAACTATGCGACAGGCTAGTTTTCAAACACAGCTTGGGTATGCaatacatgatttacagctgtgaGGTTTCTCTTTTCCTACTTTTGAATATTGTGTTCTTAAAAAGCTCTCCCTTGTTTTGCGCTCTGTGAATctacctcttttgttttgttttttttgtaatccgGTGTGTGAGAGATCCACAGTTGCATGCGTTTGACTGTGGTCACTacttattgtaatgtttatgtatGACATTCATTACTCCTCATATCCCAttgtgagaaaataatccaaCTTGGTGTGCTTTAACAGAAGGCCGTGTTCACATGTTGTGGACTTGCCTGAAAACATGTTCCATTTACATGACGTATATCACTTAATCATGCTTTTGAACGTATTTGCACAagtatatatttgatttgtaacatgttatatattttcaccaaaaatgtttaatgcttgTTATCTTATGTAAATCAAATCCAgtgcttccaaaaaaaaaaaaatcactattaatAGATTGGGCAGATGTTTTCTTAAGGAACAATCTCACTTCAGTTCTTACTGGAcattgtctgtttgcatgtgtgaagaGCTATCCTCGCCTTtgactggtgaagtttctttaGCTGTAGCTCAAAGCTGCTCCGATGCAATACTATTCACTCAGTTCAATCGTAGGTACCCAGCCTgtgagaatgaatgatgaaggcaatcatgttgtgtatttcaccatgagtgtgaaaatcacaaagagctatggttatttattttaatacatctctCTGAATGCAATATGGGGCAgaggttgtttgtgtttttgtttgagacaGGGGGCGGTGTAGTTCTCCCTGAGTATGATTATTGCACTCAACCgtggaaatatatttccataaatGACTGTTATAAATAAACTGCTATGAAGAAGAGTAAGTCTTTATCACctcgtctttttctctgtcattaatTTGTGAATCTTTGGTTTATCAGCAAGTATTGGAAAACGACTGGAGGTACTTCACGGCCATACACAAAGCTGGTCTGATGATGAacacttgttctttttgtggaaggacaaaaatcacacactgtaatCTTTTTAATAGCTCTGCGGGTTACCAGTAAATGTTGCTTAATCCCACTTTGTGACCCCCTGCAGTGAAGTGTTGGGCTTTTGACACGAAAGGAAGCAGCATATAAACCTTGGAAaatgctcagcagcagcagcatcggcTTCCACAAAGGACAGCAGCCAAGAACAAATCAGAAAAGCAGCTTGCCTTATGCACAGAAGGTAAAAACTTCACtgatgtgatgcataaatcTGGGCATGTGTAATCTAAAACTGAGGACTATGACAGTATTTGGGGTTAGATTAGGAAAAATAAGAAGATTACTGACCTGCttatatgtgtaatataaagctttttccctcctcagaaTGGCTATGCAAACCCTGGCACTGTGGTTGCTGCTTCTGGGCTCAGTGGTGCCACAGGTCTGCTGTCAGCACTGGTCATATGGACTGAGCCCAGGAGGGAAAAGGGAACTGGACAGCCTTTCAGACACACTGGACAATGTAAGCATGGCTCCTCACACTTCATCTTCAGCATTTTATTCTCTACATATTCATGGTTATGTTTCCCCCCCCTTCAGGTAGTTGAGGGGTTTCCACATGTGGACACACCTTGCAGTGTTTTGGGTTGTGTTGAGGAATCGCCTTTCGCCAAAATCTACAGAATGAAAGGATTTCTTGTAAGTTTCGCTCATCTGTAATTCTGTGTTCGGTCAATCGATCAGTCAATAATgtcaattattcaaattagtCAAACCGCCAGACGCTTTACCAGATATTTCTATTaaatgttgattgtattttcatatatttaatgttattctttttctcttttagggCAGTGTGACCAACAGGGAGAATGAacacaaaaattataaaaaatgatgattatttgattctacaataaataatcatattggCATATCTACATTGTTTTCTGTACTACTTTTAATGATTATGATAGAATCCATTTTTATTCCACAGTGCCttatgcttttctctgtttttgtgactatttcttgCTCTAAAGGATTAaagagacatttcatttgaataattattgacacttttctatgaactccttatttgtttattgtataaCAAACATGAATTTGATTGAATTTATATCCCAGTAGTTTCTAAATTCCTGATGGCATGTAATACAACagatttatacaaatgtaagagtgaagttgtgtcttatgggcaaaagttgtgcaaacgtaaggttaaacatcagtttactgtgttttgttgaacattgcctgtttgcatatgtttagtgatgcagtgtttgggtgatattgtagtgtcagccgcttggcggcgctgttcagacagtgggtagagttttgaggggagagaaggggagaaagagaatgagaagtgtgtgatgactggactgagctgtgtttgttgaaggtgactaaagttatgaggagaacccagaacgtattggactgatttattccctcactcacacccacgtCGCTTACACTGGTGGCAGCGGTGGGATTTCCTTCTGTGGAATATAGTCCTTTGGGATTCTGCTCAACTTTTTGAGTCCCTAAAGCTATAGGCTAACGATAGCTACGCTAaccgctagcttagctttagctttcAGTACAGTTAGTCAGCTAGTCGTTACCAAGtccgttttttttgttttgttagcttcAAGTGAGTTAAGAAACCGTGTTTCGGTCATCTAACTCCGTCCGAgggctaaagaaaaaaataataaaagagacGAAGGAAACTCATCATGTCTGACGAGGAAGCATTTTCCACCGGTGAGCAGCAGCCAGCACAAGCACGAGGGGGGCCTCAGCGCAAGGTGTGCCGCCATCTAGCAGAACACAGGGAGCGCCCAGGGGCATTCCCTTACCGCCACCATTTCACAACGATGGCCGTGAGTCTTTTCAACTATGGGCTCGCCGCTATGAGGTAATTCAAGAGGCCCGTTACAAGGACAGTGGTGTGGACATGAATACAGTATTAGCAGCTGAGTTACCCACTAGACTACCACCAGAACTGTTCATTGTATGGGATAATCTGCCCCGGGAAACTCAGGACTCTTATACTGAAGCAAAGAAGCACTTGCAGACAGCTTTTGGCCAAAAGGATGTAATTGCATCATTTCAGACATTCCCTAATGCCCGGCATAGACTACCTAATGAAGCGATGGAAGTTTATGCTGCAGACGTATGCAGGCTTGTCAAAGAAGCTTTCCCAGATTTTGAGCACAATGCTTCCgagtatatgaaaatgtctcGCTTCATTGCTGGTCTGGATCAGGAACTTCAAGTCAAATGTCATGAAAGAGGGGTGAAAACTTTCACTGAGGCTTTTCAAGTCGCCTCCCAAGCTGAACGGGCTCGCCAAGCAGCATTAGTAATGCCAGTGTCCTCACCAAATGTTACCATCAGAGATATTGGCACAATGCAGTCAGTAAATTCAGCACgtgaaaatgacattgaacTCGGGAAAACAGTTCAGAACCTCACTGCTACTGTTAAAGACTTAAGTAAGAATATGGATGCACTGAGACTGAAGCTGGATGAGCGAAGCAGGGAGCACCGCCGTGACAGGCACATGCATGTGCGTCCTCAAAGATCTCCCTCACCTTATGGGAGAAGCCCAGATAGGGATGCAAATAGATGGAGCTCAGGCTACAGACATTCCCCCTCCAGATACTCACGTTCCAATCATTCCCCAGAACACTATTCTCCTCAGAGGACTCGCCACCATCAAGATCACACCCGCAGGGAGCCTGACAGGTACCGACAACCTTACAGAGATACTCACTACTCAGACCATGCCTTTAGCCCTtatgaggaaaagagagggaggcaacCCTCTCCCAGTAGACCCTACTATGACTCTCACCGCCGAAGCCCGAGTCCCTATGCCAAGCATGTTTCATTCCAAGAGTATGGGGACCAAGGCCAAACATGACAACCAAAGGACTGGGACAGTCAGTATCCCACTAAGAGTGGTTACAAAGATCATGGCAGATTTCCACAGGGAAACGGCCGTTAACTGATGATGCGGGGTGTTCATCAGCTACTTCTCTGGAAGCCCCAGACATCTGCCTCACTGAAATAACAGACTGCATCAGTACACCACCAACCCCTAGTGGTACTACAGATATGACAATCCCCCTGACTGAAAGTGTGAACATTGAAGCCACTGTAAGTAAAGACTTCACCTCCTATGTAAGTGGAATTGTTGAGGGCACTAATACGCACATCATGCTAGATACCGGTTCCACTATTTCGTTCATCAGTGAGGAAACCAAAATGTCACTTCCTTCCCTAGCAAAAAGACCCATTAAAAAGAAGTTTATCATGTCACAAGCAGTGACTGGCCAAACTTTGGATACATTGGGTATGATAGACATCACCTTTAAACTAGGGTCTCAAACTCTGCAACATGAAGTGCAAGTCATCAGAAATGTCAGTCAAGGCTTTATATTAGGTTTTGACTTTCTCAAGCCTCACTGTGTGATTCTGGATATGGGGAGAGGACTGTGCTATCTGGGTGATGATGTCCTGCCCCTACTCAGGAAGAGTGACCTGGCACCTGCTAGTTGTAGACAAGGTACAAAACACGCCAATGCTGACTCTATGTCCCGTCGCCCCTTCACAGCTGAAGGCACCACCCCTATGGTTACAGCCAATCAGGTGAGGTGTGTTTCCATTCACACTCAAACAGACCCAATAGAGTCATCCATGTGCACTCCAGCCACTGAGCTGGCACCCTGCTCAGAGACTTTACCCACTGCTTCGACTGCTATGGATTTAATATCACTCGTGCAGTCTGCTTCACCAGATACTGCAGCTGTAACGGTGGACAGTTCACTCCTGAATATTGACAGGCAGTATTTCCTCCAAGCTCAAAAAGCTGATCCTGAGTTGCAAATAGTCAGGAGCTGGGTGTTGACTGACCATAGGCCACCATTCTCAAACATTAAAGCAACCTCACCTGAAATGAGACAGTACTGGAGAGAGTTTCCTAAACTCACCCTTGTTGATGGTCTTTTGTGTCGCAAAGTCAGACCTCCACCAGGTGACCCTGTTTTACAGATTGTAGTTCCTAGTAACTTGCA is drawn from Thunnus albacares chromosome 2, fThuAlb1.1, whole genome shotgun sequence and contains these coding sequences:
- the LOC122970269 gene encoding progonadoliberin-1-like, which encodes MHRRMAMQTLALWLLLLGSVVPQVCCQHWSYGLSPGGKRELDSLSDTLDNVVEGFPHVDTPCSVLGCVEESPFAKIYRMKGFLGSVTNRENEHKNYKK